The Glycocaulis abyssi DNA segment TTCAAGGAAAAGGCCGCCGACACGATCACCATGACTAGGCCGATCAGCATGACCAGCCGGATCAGGCTATCGATCACCGAATTGCCCATCATCATGGCAATCGCGTTGAACGCGTTCACATAATGATCAAGCCCACCATAAACGAAGCCCTCCATCGCCCTTACCAGCCTCCCCGCGTCGCCATGGCCTGGCGCATGAACCGGGTCTGCAGCCGGTTCGAGAGGATCTGGTCCATCCGGACATAGTGATCGATGAAGGCTTCATCGCGCGCCGTTTCGCCCGCAAGCTCGATCCGCTTCTGATGGATGAACTGGCGGACCTGGCGCACCTGATCACGCCACTCGCGATATTCGTTCTCGCCTGACGCCAGCTCCATACGCGATCGCGACCGCTGCGTTTCTGCGAGTGCCGCGTCGATGAACATGTGCACCATGTCCACGGCGATCAGATCGATCAGCCGTTCATCGACCTCCACGATGCCGAAATTGCCGGCCTGGACCTCGTGGGCGTGCTGTACCGACAGCATGCGGTAAATCGGAATGCTTGTGGTGTTCAGGAAGGCCAGCTCCTGCGTTGTGAGCGGCGCGCGCGTCACCAGTTTCTCAGCCATGGAATCGACCACGTTGCGCACGCGCGCCCGCAAGCTCTGACTCTCAGGGATCGTCACCTGTTGAGTCTGGACCACCAGGCAGCTCTCATGGCCGTCCGCGCAGCGATAGTAATCAAACTCCCCGCCCTGCATGAGCGCAGTCAACGCCCTGTCGGTATCACCGGCCGGAGGGAACCAGTGGTATTCAGGCTGCGCATTTGACCCCGTTCCCATCGTTATGACGGCCGTGCCGGTCATGGACATCAGAAATTCGGCCGTCTGATTGTCCTGCGACGTGCCTTGCATCCATGGCAATTCCGTCAGGGCCGCCCATGCCAGGTTCACATTCGTGAACGTGCGGCCCTCTGCCTCGGGATGATTGAGAACATTGCCGGTCTGACCGCCAAGGCCGCACCCATGACGCGCCGAAACAAAGTCAGAGAAAATGCCTGAACTGGAACCCGCCATCTGGCACACAGCACGCGATCCGCTCTCATGGCGCGGCCAGACCGACCCCATGAGCTGCTGCGCTGCCTGACAGGAATTGAAATTCTGCGAATTGATCTCTTGAGCGAGATTATTCATCTCGCTGATCACGTCAGAGCACATCGGGCAGACGGTCGCCAAGGCCAGCTGGAACGCT contains these protein-coding regions:
- a CDS encoding conjugal transfer protein TraH, with product MLKLIRNIAGMAGAAACAAMMSVSAASGQNVGRELDEFWDGVNVNVTSPRAGMGQAGGYFTGGSLVMRAPQRNIQPLSMTGPSIRAGCGGIDIYTGGFSFIDSDQLVAMMQALGANATGVAFQLALATVCPMCSDVISEMNNLAQEINSQNFNSCQAAQQLMGSVWPRHESGSRAVCQMAGSSSGIFSDFVSARHGCGLGGQTGNVLNHPEAEGRTFTNVNLAWAALTELPWMQGTSQDNQTAEFLMSMTGTAVITMGTGSNAQPEYHWFPPAGDTDRALTALMQGGEFDYYRCADGHESCLVVQTQQVTIPESQSLRARVRNVVDSMAEKLVTRAPLTTQELAFLNTTSIPIYRMLSVQHAHEVQAGNFGIVEVDERLIDLIAVDMVHMFIDAALAETQRSRSRMELASGENEYREWRDQVRQVRQFIHQKRIELAGETARDEAFIDHYVRMDQILSNRLQTRFMRQAMATRGGW